The following nucleotide sequence is from Mangifera indica cultivar Alphonso chromosome 1, CATAS_Mindica_2.1, whole genome shotgun sequence.
GACTTGTTCTTGTTACATTTAGGGATGTATCCTTTAGTTTCgtgataaaaataattcttaattttgaaagataGGTTCATATGACTCTTCAGCTTGTCATTGTTGGAGAAGAATTTTCAGATCTCATGTGGATACCCTCAGTGCAGATCCAGAATCTTGGATTCTGGGCTCAGTTGTGAAAATGCAATATTAagcgttaattttaaaatgaacacattcaaaatctagaaaataaaatataattctggATTTGGGGCAATGTCTTGTGCATAGGAAAATTCGCCCTCGAAAGCCAGCCGACAAGACATGGGTGACTGAGCAAGTGCCTATCTGACCGATTGCCAAACCTTAACTTAGTGACATGGGACTTATTTGGATTGATAAAATTCACCAGCGATTGTCCTTACCATCCAATAAACTTAATTAGGTAACTTTGCGGATCCCATGCCATGTCAATAAGGAAGCTTCCCCTTCTATGGCTTTTGCTCTAGTACCaatttttatgcacaaattGAGTAGAAATTGGCTCTAAAAATCAGCTTGTAATGGAAGAGTGTATGAGAAAGTGCTTTCTGAAAACTGACTTGTGAAGTAGGTTTCATTTGggttgttataattttattgatgtagGTTTCATTTTAATTGCAACTGCTTATAATTTTAATAGCAAAACAATTtgcttaccaaaaaaaattttaatagtgaaACTTTAGCTTTTTGATGCAAGCTTTGTTTGGGTTGTAACAATCCACCATGCTTTTGAGGATCCCACACCATGTTAGTAACAAAGAGTCTCCTTGCttagtttttgttttgattccAATTTTTACAGATAAATTCAGTTGATATCATCTTTAAAATTCATCTTATAATGGAAGAGGCACAAGCTACTACTTTGAAAAACTGACTTGTAGAGTGCCCAAGCAAGTTGTGGTAGATCTAGTGGCCAAACCTTAGTTTAAGGATGCAGGGCTTAACTGGGTCATTAGCCCACCATGCTTTTGAAACCAACATCCACAAGGGCCCATATACCTTGTTAGGTGATTTTGCAAATCCCACACACTACTGGATAGCAATAAGCAACATATCCTAAGTTATCTTGTTAATATGATTACTGATTAATAGTGACACATTAAGTAGAAATTACCCTTAAAAACCAGTTTTTTAATTGAGGGTGCCAACTTTTTATAAGATCAATGGACAAGTTTTTGTTAGTGATGTGGACTCAGTTGGGGTTTTGTAACATGACCACCCTCAGTAAGGAAGATTCACCACTGGATATCCTTCAAATAGAAATTTGGACAGTCTTCTCCCATATTCTCATTGCTTGATAAATGCTTATTAAGTAACAGCATGCATATTCATTGAATGGAAAGGTGAAATTGTGAGGACAATTGTCCCTATGCTGGCAATGTTCAATAGAATAACTCACTTTTGcttaaactaatttttgaaGTTGGGTGGTCAGGGAAGCTTGAAGATTATCCGGTTTGGTTGGCTTTTTATGTTCTTTGTTAAATGTACTGTacttttaatcatttataaatacatGATAATATTTACATGCAAACACAAATGCATGACCTTTGTAAGGTAACAAAAATATTAGTCatacaattaaattttcattagtgTAAATCTGTTAGGTAAAAGTTTAATTGCCCAACTAAATATATGAACTGAATTGGATTTCTTCCCATTGTCTTTGTGGTAAACTTttagtattaatttgatatcatatttttttctttatttgagtcaatTGGTGTTTTCATATTCTATTCTATGGCTGACAGTTTTAGTGGTGGATTGATTCTCAATATAACATGCTTTATCTATTTGTATATAGCATTAAGTTCTGATGCAAATTTCTTTTTGTAGATGGCAAGGCCGGAATATAATCAGATCCTTGTCAAAAAGCCTGGTGGAATTGATTTGTGGCCTTACTAGCTGCAGTCACCTGCTTGATGTATGGGTTGGATTGGATTGATATATTGTTGTAGTAGTGAGGAATGCTaatatttgaagaaattttttgttGCACGTTTATAGAATTTTCTTAGTTGTTTCAAGTGTATTGTGCGTGAACTTCTTCCGAGAATACAAAGGACTATTATGTTTCAAGGCAGGATTCATTCTGATGTATTGATTTTATAAGTCTGTATATCAAgtgatttgatataaattaatggaGATTTCatcataatatttcatttatctatGTGACCATCACTTACAATCAAACTTAGAAATACTTGTGATTAGATGatataattgttaaatttttatctcaatttaaaattattcaatcaaaaattatcacttcattatataaaaataaatttgcataatttatttgtaccCCTAATATTTCTCTTAAAACATAACAAAGAACATATAAAGATAGAAACATACAAATACAAATCTGTTCACATTCGCTAGTGTCAGAATACATGAAAACAGAcaattgaatgtttttttttttttaattttggatacAAATAAGGATTTATCCAAGGGAAAGGTTTTTCACATTTCCCCGCATGAGAAATGGGGTAACACCTTGTATCCCAAAGGAATTCATGTCAACAAATCATTCTATAGCAGTATTAACTGTAGCAGTTACCCCGTCTAAGCTAGTATAGGCAACAATACTCTCAACTGGTAACTTCACTACATCACGTCTTATACCGATATCGGAAACAACTCGGTTGACACAGTAAATACCATAACCAACAGCTGCCAGGCCACCAAAGCTGGTAGTCAAGAATCGAAGGGGTGAAGAAACAACAGCACTTACAGCAGCTAAAAGGGATGCCGCCTGCCCACTGCTACCCACACTGATGCTAGTATTCACAAGTAGACCTGTTTTACAGTATATTGCAAAATCCTCACAATTTTTCTTGAAAACATGGTAGCCACCAAAACCATTCTGGAGAAGAAAATTGGCACGGTGGAGAACATCTTCCGGGGGATCGGAAAGGGCAAGGGTGCTTGTCCCTCCACGAACTTTGGCAAGAAATAAAGCTGGTGAGACACCATACTCAAAGAGATAGAGATTACCACCATCAAGAAAACAGTCAATGCAGGAGATGATGACACCATCACCATCAAGCCTTGAATGATCACCACACTTTGGACATGGATTATCAGAAGAGTGAGCAGGCGAAGAGCTAAAAATTAATCGGTCAAAGACAGTTCCTGTGCCAATTTCCCGTCCTGTTCCTCTAGTGAAATGAATCACTTTCCCATCACCAATATATATCCCTAGTGCATATTGAAACCAACATTAGCAATGCTAAAACTGGCATTTCAATACTTAACTGTGCAACATAAATTTAAGTAGAGCAATGCTATACATACTCACTTTTGAGTACAcatatgatgtgtcatcatatgatgagtgttactttatttttaatttaaaatcatctaatcacttGATGACAGATATTAAATGTATATCTATCTGTGTACTCAAAATGAATACGCATAATTTTACTGATTTAAGTATCTGTCAAGAACAATAGGAAGCTAATACTCGATTATCTCAAAGAAAAATCTTAGCAAGTTCAATGAACTCTGTTACATTTCATATACGTTTTGCccctgaaaaaaaaattcatataaacattCAGAATGAAAATAACAGATTTAGGATGCAAAACAGACACAATAAACAACTTTTTacaggggaaaaaaaattaacgaaGGAACAAAAATATACCATTGACATCATTGAAACTATCCCTATGCTTCAGTCATCACAACTCAAAGAATTATATTCAAGGCCAATTCCACCAAGacttaatggtttttttttttttccccaaaacaTTTAGCATGAAAGAAAGACATCTCTAAACACCCCCatgaattaataatttcatataataaaaataagatggTGCAAATGCCGGCGCTAAGGTTTAACgtttttgtatttttccaaAACGCCACTACAGATTCAAACCTTCGAATGCCTAAAAATAttcaatgttatttttttttttttaatttttccaaaatcCCACTATAGTCTACAGATTTACAACCTTCGAATGcctaaaagtatttaaaattaactttgaTAGAAATCCATAAACGAAAGGATAGAAATGAGAGAGAACCATGATGACCGTAGATGTAGGCTTGTCTCCAAGAGTAGATGTGATCTCCAGGCTTCAGATCTTCTCTATCGATTTTGTTTGACAGAACTCccattttattcttcttttgatGTTATCTGGCGTTACAAGAGACCCTTTGCCTTCGGCAAGTACTAAATTCTGGAAAATATTAGAGAATACGTAACCCTAATTGCATCTTCTCTTCCAACTGTAGAAATCGCAATAACGCCTACTTTATCGAATTAATGGGAGATTTCAATTTCCTTCTCAAGGTTTACTTAGCTTAGAAGAGAAAGAATATCTACTCATTATGGTTTGCGAATAAATTCCATCATTAATTTGAGTATGCCTACATCTACGTTTGTGTATATATCTTTCTATAAAATTATACGGGGAAAGGACtctttcccacccattttttacccccatctcaaacctatacccatGACAGATCAAAAACCACTTTtttcacccatgaccaaactgttaTTGTAATACCCATGACAGATCAAAAACCACTTTtttcacccatgaccaaactgttattgtaataccctcaggtatgtttcagaggtatttatatcttttgactctatttagagatatttctcattttaaatatatatatttgttttacatgtatatgtgtgtttatatatatatatatatatatatatatatatatatatatatatatatatatatataaagaaaaagaaaaaaaaggaaaaagatagagaaaaagagagataagactttatatataaagagaaagagaagatttttccatcatttccgtCCATCTTCCAGCCACCATTCTTatgccttttctttgctttcttgaagccaaaggaagaaattgaagagatattggaagataaaataaaaagaaaaaaaaaaagaagcaccttggaagctttggtaaccaaagatctccttccttctccttttatctatgtttatatgcatgttatgtaaatatgttagtgtgttttagtattgatttaaagtgatcttgatgataaaagaaacaaaacaaagaggaggaaaccaacttgcaaagatttggcttgaaacaaggtaagagatatcatcattgatatgtgatatgttttaggcttttggttccttagatctatgttataaatgttaattttgatgttgaggaatattgttttgccatttgggatgtctatgtatgtgattttatTCATGGCaaaaagttgcataatatttacagtttttgccactgagttcgtctatattttggctatcttatctgatgaattatgagtgctgttatatctttttggaaagctctttgaatcctcttttcaacgatatataacttgtatgaattaggaaccgtttggactgtgaaattgtatgaaaaaaaaggttgccctgtcaaatgaatagggttgtgaacagtatttcacagtttggaaaggaaaaagaaagaaaagaaaggaaaggaaaagaaaagaaaggaaaggaaaggaaaaaaaaaaaaaaagaaaaagaaaagaaagaaaagtaagaaaaggttgggactcaagattcaagggtcgtcctaagagtaatgtctggtgagttatgaataaatttagatggaagcaaaattagtaagatataagactcgcatgcatgctataaactatgagggggcactttacactacaccgcccgtagtagggcacgtccgcagtaggacatcTCCGTGGtaagacatagacccctagtagggtccactcgcagtagagcatgctcgcagcagagctcaattcagattcaaaaatagtgtagtgaaagaaaaagagcttgaccttagaaaagtgtcaaatctctatagttagcttccagaaaatattaaatagacaccagatgggacaaagtatgacccaaatagtaaagagtgaactaaattaccccctcaatctcttaaaGAGGTTAGGatatgaggttgagtcccaaaagtgagttagaacagggaaaaaaaaagatagtttacttgattttttccccttactgagtgttcttatcactcactctccttttctttcctgattgcaggtacaggtgatcgaggtagctgcgagacagggtcaggtcagtgtagatagatccggctggagcatgttatctctggtttatattacatgcatacagtgacatgttcttgttgacttttgactttttgagattatggtacagttgtatatgattactccttgttttcagatgctttcagatgagttttcatatgagtatacatcttttgttcgcttccagattttcagttttcttggaatacttcctaaacacttttaatgatgcatttattttaaagtatttttaaaaagaaaaaaatagacgctccgaatattaattcgtaacatttctccttcgatgggtagtacttctagggagggatgttacagttgtccatttttttagttagagataggggtaaaattgtcattttaattataaacctcagaactttaaaatttcaccatttctcTCATTAAGGTTTTataaactaacacctcaacccatcctcaaaatttgaaaagtttagatttcacccctagggtttgcttccttctccaacCACCACCGACAACCGATGCATTccaccgatctcccatctccggcTACAAAGGACGATGAAAGATGACCCTTTgtctcccagatctggacgacaaaGCATCGTCCAGATTTGAAAGAACAAACGAAGGAtaacgcttcgtcgtccttcatcgtctgggtggatctc
It contains:
- the LOC123204091 gene encoding protein LEAD-SENSITIVE 1, which codes for MGVLSNKIDREDLKPGDHIYSWRQAYIYGHHGIYIGDGKVIHFTRGTGREIGTGTVFDRLIFSSSPAHSSDNPCPKCGDHSRLDGDGVIISCIDCFLDGGNLYLFEYGVSPALFLAKVRGGTSTLALSDPPEDVLHRANFLLQNGFGGYHVFKKNCEDFAIYCKTGLLVNTSISVGSSGQAASLLAAVSAVVSSPLRFLTTSFGGLAAVGYGIYCVNRVVSDIGIRRDVVKLPVESIVAYTSLDGVTATVNTAIE